The Candidatus Thorarchaeota archaeon genome window below encodes:
- a CDS encoding XTP/dITP diphosphatase, with translation MSRAELVVLTQNQHKLAEISPLFQEYGIHFETTSMPKYEIRADSVEEVARVAAEYAYRTLMRPLVTDDTGLFIRALNGFPQTYPAFVLSTIGTGGILKILEGVEDRSAKFVTAVGYCDENGLRSFVGEMEGTIALTQAGSGGFGYDPIFIPRGESRTYAQLSLEEKVAISHRTKAFRSFLDWYSRERMRQPAERC, from the coding sequence ATGTCAAGGGCTGAGCTCGTTGTCCTGACGCAGAACCAGCACAAGCTTGCTGAGATAAGCCCTCTCTTCCAGGAATACGGGATACACTTTGAAACCACCTCGATGCCCAAGTACGAGATACGAGCAGACAGCGTCGAGGAAGTGGCAAGGGTCGCGGCAGAGTATGCATACCGGACTCTAATGCGCCCTCTTGTGACTGATGACACCGGGCTCTTCATCAGAGCACTCAATGGATTTCCTCAGACCTATCCTGCCTTCGTCCTAAGCACGATTGGTACTGGGGGCATTCTGAAGATCCTAGAGGGTGTTGAGGACCGCTCAGCCAAGTTTGTCACAGCCGTCGGCTACTGTGATGAGAATGGTCTACGCAGTTTCGTGGGAGAGATGGAAGGGACAATTGCTCTGACCCAAGCGGGTAGTGGCGGCTTTGGCTATGACCCGATATTCATCCCAAGGGGAGAGTCGAGGACATATGCCCAGTTGAGCCTTGAGGAGAAGGTGGCAATCTCTCATAGGACCAAGGCATTCCGTTCGTTCCTTGACTGGTACTCGAGAGAGCGGATGCGACAACCTGCTGAGAGGTGCTGA
- a CDS encoding LLM class flavin-dependent oxidoreductase, whose amino-acid sequence MTDIHDLRIGAPGPFLPPWDNAVKNARMIDALGYDSMAFPDHFAGFLPQSIWTPDITPLALIQQSPHTYFEMSTVMAACAAVTERVSLLSAVTEPIRRHPFLLAQTFLTLDHISGGRAIMGIGAGEIENIEPYGLDYSAQVGKLHEALEIIRRIWNSHEPFSLDGRYWRLRDAVMSLRPAVQDRPPPIWIAAHGPRMLELTAEFGDGWIPTVLSPAEYGMRLKEIRRLRERMDRTNPFTPALWNWFVLDEDDSECRRLMDTPLARAFALLLPASEWKRFDQEHPFGPDFYSLRDYVPMRYDRESVLSAIRAVPEEVLCAFYTSGGMEAIIKRLEEYVRQGLEHIIMWNVTGMFDLDKTRSSYKILKDVLSYVKG is encoded by the coding sequence ATGACTGACATCCACGACCTCAGAATAGGGGCTCCCGGACCGTTCCTGCCGCCATGGGACAATGCTGTCAAGAATGCCCGGATGATTGATGCCCTTGGCTACGACAGCATGGCCTTCCCGGACCACTTCGCCGGTTTTCTTCCTCAGTCAATCTGGACTCCCGACATAACCCCTCTCGCACTCATTCAGCAGTCGCCGCACACCTATTTTGAGATGAGCACGGTCATGGCTGCCTGTGCGGCTGTGACGGAACGAGTCAGTCTGCTGTCTGCTGTGACAGAACCCATACGGCGGCATCCCTTCCTACTTGCACAGACTTTCCTCACCCTTGATCACATCAGCGGTGGAAGAGCCATCATGGGCATAGGTGCGGGAGAGATTGAGAACATAGAGCCCTATGGTCTGGACTACAGTGCTCAGGTAGGGAAGCTCCATGAGGCGCTTGAGATTATCAGGAGGATTTGGAACTCCCACGAGCCATTCAGTCTTGACGGCAGGTACTGGAGACTGAGAGATGCAGTCATGTCCCTGAGACCGGCAGTCCAAGACAGACCACCGCCCATATGGATTGCTGCTCACGGACCCAGAATGCTGGAGTTGACGGCGGAATTCGGAGATGGCTGGATTCCCACAGTGCTTTCGCCTGCCGAGTACGGGATGCGGCTCAAGGAGATACGTCGTCTGAGAGAGAGAATGGACCGTACCAACCCATTCACCCCGGCACTATGGAACTGGTTCGTACTGGACGAGGACGACTCCGAGTGTCGTCGTCTCATGGACACGCCGCTGGCTCGTGCGTTTGCTCTTCTTCTTCCTGCCTCGGAGTGGAAACGCTTCGACCAAGAACACCCCTTCGGGCCTGACTTCTACTCGTTACGCGACTATGTGCCGATGAGATATGACCGTGAGTCTGTTCTCAGTGCCATTAGGGCAGTTCCAGAAGAGGTCTTGTGCGCCTTCTACACGTCTGGTGGTATGGAGGCCATAATCAAGAGGCTGGAGGAATACGTCCGGCAAGGTCTTGAGCACATCATCATGTGGAATGTGACTGGAATGTTCGACCTCGACAAGACGCGGAGTTCATACAAGATACTGAAGGATGTGCTATCTTATGTCAAGGGCTGA
- a CDS encoding M20/M25/M40 family metallo-hydrolase, producing MDKWEESFLRDLVQLDTNSDEKRDYSECAKVLKAYCEEAGLAVEVFDSKHEGIPQPNVVATLDAHAKRTVLLCTHYDVVPAGDSKAWTRPPFALTVEKDRMYGRGTSDDKGNIVASVSAARELARRGSAKVNLRILISPNEETGGEWGIDYLVNGPPKIRGDFAIVVDSSPSYVSIGASGVLSGRVTVHGTQGHAGYPFKFNNAIHLAIPLLSSLLDYQDVRRKVVSSVAAPPGSPYQTLWGRFSLTVLSAGSKTNIIPGTAEVSFDCRLIPEERPDDAMRELEAFLVRVREEVGVEAEITFLNKSSGWASDPTDPMIRLFHEAVREVADPDIQLAGDLGGNDGDYFMSVGIPTACYGTIYEECNFHGVDEFLRLEDYEKVKRSIMRFAEKC from the coding sequence ATGGACAAGTGGGAAGAGAGCTTTCTCAGGGACCTTGTGCAACTTGACACTAACAGCGATGAGAAGCGAGACTACTCTGAGTGTGCTAAAGTGTTGAAGGCGTATTGTGAGGAGGCAGGACTCGCTGTGGAGGTATTTGACTCCAAGCACGAGGGCATACCTCAGCCGAATGTTGTTGCAACCTTGGACGCGCACGCAAAGAGGACGGTTCTTCTCTGCACGCACTATGACGTGGTTCCCGCTGGCGACTCAAAGGCGTGGACGCGACCGCCATTTGCTCTCACTGTCGAGAAGGACCGGATGTATGGCCGTGGCACAAGTGACGACAAGGGCAATATCGTAGCCAGTGTGAGTGCCGCAAGAGAGCTTGCAAGGAGGGGCTCCGCCAAGGTGAATCTGAGGATCTTGATCTCTCCAAATGAGGAAACTGGTGGAGAATGGGGAATTGACTACCTCGTCAATGGTCCGCCGAAGATTCGCGGCGACTTTGCAATTGTGGTAGACTCAAGTCCTTCCTATGTCAGCATAGGGGCGAGTGGCGTCCTCTCGGGCAGAGTCACCGTACATGGGACCCAGGGTCATGCAGGGTATCCTTTCAAGTTCAACAATGCCATCCATCTGGCGATTCCACTCTTGAGTTCCCTGCTGGACTATCAAGACGTTCGGAGAAAGGTTGTCTCCTCTGTAGCCGCCCCACCAGGAAGTCCGTACCAGACACTCTGGGGACGCTTCTCGCTCACGGTGCTGTCTGCTGGCAGCAAGACCAACATAATCCCCGGTACCGCCGAGGTTTCATTTGACTGCAGACTGATACCTGAGGAGCGCCCCGATGACGCGATGAGAGAACTAGAGGCCTTTCTAGTCCGGGTCCGAGAGGAGGTTGGTGTAGAGGCAGAGATCACCTTCCTCAACAAATCGAGTGGCTGGGCGTCAGACCCCACAGACCCGATGATCCGGCTGTTTCACGAGGCTGTCAGAGAGGTCGCCGACCCAGACATTCAGCTAGCTGGTGACCTCGGAGGCAATGACGGGGACTATTTCATGTCGGTTGGCATCCCGACTGCATGCTACGGCACCATCTACGAGGAGTGCAACTTCCACGGCGTGGACGAGTTCTTGCGGCTTGAGGACTACGAGAAGGTGAAGCGGTCGATCATGCGATTCGCAGAGAAGTGCTAG
- a CDS encoding anion transporter: MSVSSLVPFAVLCVVFTLIAVRKIGRNRIEIWQAMTLGAAAVLLTGQIPPVDALLSINLDVILFLFGMFVVGEAMLRSGYLQQLTQRMFGRARRLDELVLLILFLMGAISAIVMNDTVAIIGTPVVLFLSRVHGVRAKPLLLTLAFAVTTGSVMSPIGNPQNLLVALDGGIQSPFVVFFWYLALPSLINLLIAFVFIRLVYRKEFGVQLQPLPPLTQSDGRLVLLSKVSLAIVMILIGLKVTLLFIAPWFEMRLTYIALIAALPVLLFSDRRREVLRNIDWKTLVFFAAMFILMESVWESGFFQELVLLLNADLTSPTVIMVVGVLLSQLISNVPLVALYLPLIVESGASIPQLMALASGSTIAGNMLILGAASNVIIIQNAEKEGATLTFAEFAKIGIPLTLIQVLVYLLFLPVS; this comes from the coding sequence CCGTTTGCGGTACTCTGTGTGGTCTTCACGCTGATAGCAGTGCGTAAGATTGGCAGGAACAGAATCGAGATATGGCAAGCGATGACCCTCGGAGCAGCCGCAGTTCTCCTTACCGGGCAGATTCCGCCAGTCGACGCTCTACTGTCAATCAATCTGGATGTGATTCTCTTCCTCTTCGGGATGTTTGTGGTGGGCGAGGCAATGTTGCGGAGTGGATACCTCCAACAGCTCACACAACGAATGTTCGGAAGGGCACGGCGACTTGACGAGCTCGTCCTGCTCATTCTGTTTCTCATGGGTGCCATCTCTGCCATTGTAATGAATGACACAGTGGCCATCATCGGCACTCCTGTGGTCCTCTTTCTGAGCAGGGTCCATGGCGTCCGCGCCAAGCCTCTTCTGCTAACGCTGGCCTTCGCGGTCACAACCGGTAGCGTGATGAGTCCCATCGGCAACCCACAGAATCTTCTTGTTGCACTGGACGGGGGTATCCAGTCCCCCTTCGTGGTGTTTTTCTGGTATCTGGCCCTCCCCAGCCTGATCAACCTCCTCATCGCATTTGTGTTCATCCGGCTAGTGTATCGGAAGGAGTTCGGTGTACAGCTTCAGCCACTGCCACCCCTCACTCAATCGGACGGGCGGCTGGTCTTGCTGTCCAAGGTATCTCTGGCCATCGTCATGATACTCATCGGTCTAAAAGTCACGCTCTTGTTCATTGCCCCATGGTTCGAGATGCGGCTCACCTACATAGCATTGATTGCAGCACTTCCAGTCCTGCTGTTCAGTGACCGGAGGCGTGAGGTTCTTCGTAACATCGACTGGAAGACACTTGTCTTCTTCGCAGCGATGTTCATTCTCATGGAGAGCGTGTGGGAGAGCGGATTCTTTCAAGAGCTGGTCCTCCTGTTGAACGCGGACCTGACTTCACCCACAGTCATTATGGTCGTAGGTGTGCTGCTCAGTCAGCTCATCTCGAATGTGCCCCTAGTCGCGCTGTACCTGCCGCTGATTGTCGAGTCTGGGGCGTCAATACCACAACTCATGGCTCTTGCGTCCGGAAGCACTATCGCTGGGAATATGCTGATTCTCGGAGCAGCAAGCAATGTCATCATCATACAGAACGCAGAGAAAGAGGGCGCGACACTCACTTTTGCAGAGTTCGCCAAGATTGGCATCCCGCTGACTCTGATTCAAGTGCTGGTATACTTGCTCTTTCTGCCAGTCTCTTGA